Proteins from one Microbacterium sp. Root553 genomic window:
- a CDS encoding MBL fold metallo-hydrolase, which produces MTVSGWPAPLVRPENLVQLTEHVHVIPDESVPGVPNVGVVVGDRAVLVIDTGIGERNGCRVLDAVMSVAPGRPQRLMTTHVHPEHDLGAGAFPTETVMIRTRSQVAEIAEEGLRIAADFRRRSSDYADLLEGAAFRDADIVFDDALELDLGGVRVLLRSMGANHTPGDTVAHVVEDAVLFSGDIAMKPPPAFASSRSSMRHWVRSLDVLGEMSARIIVPSHGPVGGGELIEGYRLYFRDVHRRTSAALAAGRTVEDTVAEITDALLPHYPDAGRIAGAVRVAYTEIQENTDDD; this is translated from the coding sequence ATGACGGTGTCGGGCTGGCCCGCTCCCCTCGTGCGGCCGGAGAACCTCGTGCAGTTGACCGAGCACGTGCATGTCATCCCCGACGAGAGCGTGCCGGGGGTTCCGAACGTCGGGGTCGTCGTCGGCGACAGGGCCGTCCTCGTCATCGACACCGGAATCGGAGAACGCAACGGATGCCGCGTGCTCGACGCCGTGATGTCGGTCGCGCCCGGCCGTCCTCAACGACTCATGACCACGCATGTCCATCCGGAGCACGACCTCGGAGCAGGTGCCTTCCCCACCGAGACGGTGATGATCCGGACGCGCAGCCAGGTCGCGGAGATCGCGGAGGAGGGCCTGCGCATCGCGGCCGACTTCCGTCGGCGATCGAGCGACTACGCCGACCTGCTCGAGGGTGCCGCCTTCCGCGACGCCGACATCGTGTTCGACGATGCTCTGGAGCTGGACCTCGGAGGAGTTCGCGTCCTGCTGAGGTCGATGGGTGCGAACCACACGCCGGGTGACACCGTCGCCCACGTCGTCGAAGACGCGGTGCTGTTCTCCGGCGACATCGCCATGAAGCCGCCGCCGGCCTTCGCGAGCTCCCGGTCGAGCATGCGCCATTGGGTGCGGAGCCTCGACGTGCTCGGGGAGATGTCCGCCAGGATCATCGTGCCCAGCCACGGCCCCGTCGGGGGCGGCGAACTGATCGAAGGGTACCGTCTCTACTTCCGCGACGTGCATCGGCGCACCTCCGCTGCGCTCGCGGCCGGCCGCACGGTCGAGGACACCGTGGCAGAGATCACCGATGCCCTTCTCCCCCACTACCCCGACGCCGGTCGCATCGCCGGCGCCGTGCGAGTCGCCTACACCGAGATCCAGGAGAACACCGATGACGACTGA
- a CDS encoding alpha/beta fold hydrolase: protein MDGARGEDRVILVHGWPGLASDHDAVRGALQPATVIVPDLRGFGAAFDGDLPLAEATADAHARRLLEALEALESDGAGGRTVIAGYDIGSRIAQAALRLDPSRFDGAVLTPGYPGIGDRAAAPALAPVFWYQHFHREPIAVELIDGNPDAVARYLDHLWSAWSGPAAPTAHPHREHLIEAYSRPGAFAASIQWYLANRGYAGDPPTIETPTLMLWPTDDPLFPIEWADRLSDHFTDIALRPVDGSGHFVPLEAPSAFVDAIRSLLAR from the coding sequence ATGGACGGTGCGAGAGGCGAAGATCGGGTGATCCTCGTACACGGGTGGCCGGGGCTTGCGTCGGACCATGACGCGGTGAGAGGTGCGCTTCAGCCCGCGACGGTCATCGTGCCCGATCTCCGCGGATTCGGAGCGGCATTCGACGGCGACCTTCCGCTGGCGGAGGCCACGGCCGACGCGCACGCGCGTCGTCTTCTCGAGGCGCTCGAGGCGCTCGAGAGCGACGGTGCGGGTGGTCGCACCGTCATCGCCGGATACGACATCGGCAGCCGCATCGCTCAGGCGGCCCTCCGCCTCGACCCGTCGCGTTTCGACGGTGCCGTGCTCACTCCGGGGTATCCGGGTATCGGAGACCGAGCTGCGGCGCCGGCCCTCGCGCCGGTGTTCTGGTACCAGCACTTCCATCGCGAGCCGATCGCCGTCGAGCTGATCGACGGCAACCCCGACGCGGTGGCTCGGTATCTCGACCATCTCTGGAGTGCCTGGAGCGGCCCCGCTGCGCCGACGGCCCACCCGCACCGCGAGCACCTCATCGAGGCCTACTCGCGACCGGGAGCGTTCGCTGCGAGCATTCAGTGGTACCTCGCGAACCGTGGGTATGCAGGCGATCCTCCGACGATCGAGACACCCACGCTCATGCTCTGGCCGACGGATGACCCGCTGTTCCCGATCGAGTGGGCAGACCGGTTGAGCGACCACTTCACCGACATCGCCCTCCGACCCGTCGACGGGAGCGGGCACTTCGTGCCGCTCGAAGCGCCGTCGGCATTCGTCGACGCGATACGCTCTCTCCTCGCCCGCTGA
- a CDS encoding LysR family transcriptional regulator: MTLNLQRLQTFIRVVDLGGVTAAARALGIAQSSVSAAVSQLETDVAARLIERDARRFQVTDAGRTLVDHGRALLASADEVLDGVARARDAPVGGMLRAGATTTATEHALPRALAGFLTSYPDVDVDVVVARTEHIVAQVIDGALPFALIAGVSDDPRLVCEPIAMEQQAVIIAPDHLLAGQRVDPATLHGTRLLLRERGSGTREHQLRLAEQWQIPAAQHSTLTGTSAILAAVSHGLGITCLSRSVVEIHLRAGAVAEIELPTPVPARPISLIRRPNRTPHLIEELFLAHLKKGSSV, encoded by the coding sequence GTGACCCTGAACCTGCAGCGCCTGCAGACCTTCATCCGCGTCGTCGATCTCGGTGGTGTCACGGCCGCCGCACGCGCGCTGGGAATAGCGCAGTCATCCGTCTCCGCGGCGGTCAGCCAACTCGAGACAGACGTCGCGGCGCGTCTCATCGAACGCGATGCACGACGGTTCCAGGTCACCGATGCAGGACGCACGCTCGTCGATCACGGCCGAGCCCTGCTGGCGAGCGCGGACGAGGTGCTCGACGGTGTCGCCAGGGCCCGCGACGCGCCCGTCGGCGGCATGTTGCGTGCCGGAGCGACCACCACAGCCACCGAACATGCCCTCCCCCGCGCGCTGGCGGGCTTCCTCACGAGCTACCCGGATGTCGATGTCGATGTCGTCGTCGCCCGCACCGAGCACATCGTCGCTCAGGTCATCGACGGTGCTCTGCCGTTCGCCCTCATCGCAGGTGTCAGCGATGATCCGCGCCTCGTCTGCGAGCCGATCGCGATGGAGCAGCAGGCGGTCATCATCGCGCCGGACCATCTCCTGGCCGGCCAGAGGGTCGACCCGGCGACACTGCACGGCACTCGTCTCCTGCTCCGCGAACGCGGATCCGGCACCCGTGAGCACCAGCTTCGACTCGCCGAGCAGTGGCAGATCCCTGCCGCGCAGCACAGCACGCTCACGGGCACCTCCGCGATCCTCGCGGCCGTGTCGCACGGGCTCGGGATCACCTGCCTCTCCCGATCCGTCGTCGAGATCCACCTGCGGGCCGGCGCCGTCGCCGAGATAGAGCTCCCGACCCCGGTTCCGGCGCGCCCCATCTCTCTGATCCGCCGTCCGAACCGCACACCGCACCTGATCGAGGAGCTCTTCCTCGCTCACCTGAAGAAAGGCAGCTCCGTATGA
- a CDS encoding nucleoside hydrolase produces the protein MTGRSRNSRRWILMPCEATEPLARPVFIDCDTGIDDALAIAYLIADPRVEIVGIGTVSGNVSAAGAAVNTLHLLADAGRPDIPVALGHMHPRVGQFQGGAPHVHGRDGMGDIDRRLPPGDLESGSAVALLEHLVGEHPGLSVLALGPLTNLADVVESRPHVVDAISRVVVMGGAFEHPGNVSPVAEANISNDPEAAALVFSAGWPVTIVPLDVTMGHALTAEHVTELASMRGAIPATLAQMLETYLDFYAGVYGTRQCALHDPLAAMILSGALCVTESVNSGVETLLTGADRGRTVLQSAPPSDEREIVLKVDREGAECLLSTLSAHSWPEE, from the coding sequence ATGACCGGTCGCAGCCGGAACTCCAGGCGCTGGATTCTTATGCCGTGTGAGGCGACTGAACCACTTGCTCGGCCCGTCTTCATCGACTGTGACACGGGCATCGACGACGCTCTTGCGATCGCGTATCTCATCGCCGACCCACGAGTGGAGATCGTCGGCATCGGCACGGTCTCAGGAAACGTGTCAGCCGCGGGGGCTGCCGTCAATACGCTCCATCTCTTGGCGGACGCGGGTCGCCCGGACATCCCCGTCGCACTCGGGCACATGCATCCGCGCGTCGGGCAGTTCCAAGGAGGTGCGCCCCACGTGCACGGTCGCGACGGCATGGGCGACATCGACCGTCGTCTTCCACCGGGAGATCTGGAAAGCGGATCCGCGGTGGCGCTCTTGGAGCACCTCGTCGGCGAGCACCCGGGTCTGTCCGTGCTGGCCCTCGGGCCGCTGACCAATCTCGCCGACGTCGTCGAGTCGCGTCCGCACGTCGTAGACGCGATCAGCCGGGTAGTGGTGATGGGGGGTGCTTTCGAGCACCCCGGCAACGTCAGCCCCGTCGCGGAGGCGAACATCTCGAACGACCCGGAAGCCGCTGCGCTGGTGTTCTCAGCCGGCTGGCCGGTCACGATCGTACCGCTCGACGTGACGATGGGGCACGCACTGACTGCAGAGCATGTCACTGAGCTGGCGTCGATGCGGGGAGCCATCCCCGCGACGCTCGCTCAGATGCTCGAGACGTACCTGGACTTCTATGCCGGCGTGTACGGAACTCGCCAGTGTGCGTTGCACGACCCGCTGGCCGCGATGATCCTCTCGGGTGCGCTCTGCGTCACCGAGTCGGTGAACAGCGGTGTCGAAACGCTGCTCACCGGCGCAGACCGCGGCCGAACAGTGCTCCAGTCTGCGCCCCCCTCTGACGAACGAGAGATCGTGTTGAAGGTGGATCGAGAAGGCGCGGAGTGTCTGTTGTCAACGCTGAGCGCCCACTCCTGGCCGGAGGAGTGA
- a CDS encoding cation:dicarboxylate symporter family transporter has protein sequence MSPKRSRWFQHLYVWVVAGMLAGIVVGFLAPEFGASLEPIGEAFIALITMLLGPIIFCMVVAGIAAVSDLRKLGAVAMRSLIYFEVVTTIAMIFGLVAVNVVRPGADLRVDPASLEVSADAAERIDAAQGMRWSDYFTPLIPSNIVESFATGSILQILVFSVLFGIALTVVGEPARVVARGVERLSTVLFTIVRFVTYLAPIGVFGAMAYTVGAHGAAVITGLLKLIGTFYATSALFIVIVLGGALLLTRLNPLHTLRYFREEVLLALGASSSEVALPGIIRKLERVGVDKGTAGVSVSAGYSFNLDGTSIYLSLTTVFIAQALGIDLDLGQQLLLLAIMLLSSKGTGGVTGGGFVMLNATVASTGLIPVAGTMLVLGIDRFMSECRAVVNSLGNAVAGLVIARWQGEISASAANAIMSGREMPVSDDQLDDPAARGPVLVERISQ, from the coding sequence GTGTCGCCGAAGCGGTCCCGATGGTTCCAGCATCTGTATGTCTGGGTGGTCGCCGGGATGCTCGCCGGCATCGTCGTCGGATTTCTCGCCCCGGAGTTCGGGGCGTCTCTCGAGCCGATCGGAGAAGCGTTCATCGCGCTGATCACGATGCTGCTCGGCCCGATCATCTTCTGCATGGTCGTCGCAGGCATCGCCGCCGTCAGTGATCTGCGAAAGCTCGGCGCGGTGGCGATGCGCTCCCTGATCTACTTCGAGGTGGTCACGACGATCGCCATGATTTTCGGGCTCGTCGCTGTCAACGTCGTGCGTCCCGGTGCGGACCTACGGGTGGACCCTGCGTCCCTCGAGGTGTCGGCGGACGCCGCGGAGCGGATCGACGCAGCGCAGGGAATGCGGTGGTCGGACTACTTCACCCCGCTTATCCCGTCGAACATCGTCGAGAGTTTCGCGACCGGCTCGATTCTGCAGATCCTCGTCTTCTCCGTGCTGTTCGGTATCGCGCTCACCGTCGTCGGAGAGCCGGCGAGGGTCGTCGCGCGGGGTGTCGAGCGACTCAGCACCGTGCTGTTCACGATCGTGCGCTTCGTCACCTATCTCGCACCGATCGGCGTGTTCGGAGCGATGGCGTACACGGTCGGCGCCCACGGTGCGGCGGTGATCACCGGACTGCTCAAGCTCATCGGCACGTTCTACGCGACCTCCGCACTCTTCATCGTGATCGTCCTGGGCGGCGCCCTTCTCCTCACCCGCCTGAACCCGCTGCACACCCTGCGCTACTTCCGCGAGGAGGTGCTCCTCGCACTCGGCGCCTCCTCATCGGAGGTCGCCCTGCCGGGAATCATCCGCAAGCTCGAGCGCGTCGGCGTCGACAAGGGCACAGCGGGCGTCAGCGTCAGTGCCGGCTACTCCTTCAACCTCGACGGCACCTCGATCTACCTGTCGCTCACGACGGTGTTCATCGCCCAGGCACTGGGCATCGACCTCGATCTGGGACAGCAGCTGCTCCTGCTGGCCATCATGCTGCTCTCGTCGAAAGGCACGGGAGGTGTGACCGGCGGCGGCTTCGTGATGCTGAACGCGACGGTGGCATCGACCGGTCTCATCCCCGTCGCCGGGACCATGCTCGTGCTCGGCATCGACCGCTTCATGTCGGAATGCCGCGCCGTGGTCAACTCGCTGGGCAATGCCGTCGCCGGTCTGGTGATCGCTCGCTGGCAGGGAGAGATCTCCGCATCCGCGGCCAACGCGATCATGAGCGGCCGGGAGATGCCGGTCTCGGACGATCAGCTCGACGATCCCGCCGCGCGCGGACCGGTTCTGGTCGAGAGGATCTCGCAGTGA
- a CDS encoding carbohydrate ABC transporter permease: protein MSVVTTAPVGSARTRRPDRSRGSIRHQLAGWAFIAPTAVTILILFLLPLAIVLFMSLSDWPLLGSPTVIGIGNYVEIFSDPGYIGAILFTLGYTLLATVAIFVLALLLSAFLNSSRRGSKFYRIAIFAPYVVGLSTASLMWVVNYNDQVGIYAHALRWLGIVDGPVGFFDTPLSATLAVTVMIVWKFVGFQVIILLVALQSIPASVNEAAMMDGASSWQRFFSITLPFLRPTLALLLVLSVTGSLLAFDQFVVMTQGGPDNSTVTLVMSIYNTAFTSFDLGKAAALSIIMLIALVVINGLQMKFVKGSDK, encoded by the coding sequence GTGTCCGTCGTCACCACTGCTCCGGTCGGGTCGGCGCGCACGCGCCGGCCCGACCGGAGCCGCGGCAGCATCCGCCATCAGCTCGCCGGATGGGCGTTCATCGCACCCACCGCCGTCACCATCCTGATCCTCTTTCTCCTTCCCCTGGCGATCGTGCTGTTCATGTCGCTGAGCGACTGGCCGCTGCTGGGTTCTCCCACGGTGATCGGAATCGGGAACTACGTCGAGATCTTCAGCGACCCCGGGTACATCGGCGCCATCCTGTTCACGCTCGGTTACACCCTGCTCGCGACCGTGGCCATCTTCGTCCTGGCGCTTCTGCTGTCGGCGTTCCTGAACTCCTCGCGACGCGGGTCGAAGTTCTACCGCATCGCGATCTTCGCCCCCTATGTCGTCGGTCTGTCCACGGCGAGCCTGATGTGGGTGGTCAACTACAACGACCAGGTCGGCATCTACGCGCACGCACTGCGCTGGCTCGGCATCGTCGACGGCCCCGTCGGGTTCTTCGACACCCCTCTGAGCGCCACGCTCGCCGTCACGGTCATGATCGTGTGGAAGTTCGTCGGGTTCCAGGTCATCATCCTCCTCGTGGCGCTGCAGTCGATCCCGGCCAGCGTCAACGAGGCGGCGATGATGGACGGCGCCTCCTCATGGCAGCGCTTCTTCAGCATCACGCTGCCGTTCCTGCGTCCGACGCTGGCACTCCTGCTGGTCCTCTCCGTCACGGGATCACTGCTGGCGTTCGACCAGTTCGTGGTCATGACCCAGGGAGGTCCGGACAACTCCACGGTCACGCTGGTGATGTCGATCTACAACACGGCCTTCACCTCGTTCGATCTCGGCAAGGCGGCCGCGCTGTCGATCATCATGCTCATCGCACTCGTGGTCATCAACGGCCTCCAGATGAAGTTCGTGAAGGGCTCTGACAAATGA
- a CDS encoding alkaline phosphatase family protein — protein sequence MSTVTVNDRTYTIPERTTVVFTVDGGDPRYFDDALRRDIMPRLAAMLAYGGSYALGASEMPSLTNPNNISIVTGVSPAIHGIPGNYCRLPDGTLELLNDPRFLRSPSIHAAFEAAGVPTLMVTTKDKLRLLLGNGGVPSVSVERAAGASLAAYGIEDVEELVGEAAPGVYEPRASHYAMRIGLAALQRAPQLKLIYVSLTDRVQHASAPGEELADDFFIEFDRLLGDYLDAGCLVAITADHGMNSKHDDNGEARVIYLEDALRDAGIRINEIVLPITDPYTKHHGALGSFAWIYLDDADRERARQALAAIPGIEEVWDREASATIYEHPLDRIGDLAVTAAADTALGRTASAHDLTQLHSALRSHGGRYEQLVPLIISEPVTGPLAERYAANVLRSRDIHDLVLNNT from the coding sequence ATGAGCACCGTCACCGTCAACGACCGCACCTACACGATCCCAGAGCGCACGACCGTCGTCTTCACCGTCGACGGCGGAGACCCGCGCTACTTCGATGACGCCCTCAGGCGGGACATCATGCCTCGCCTGGCCGCGATGCTCGCGTACGGGGGCTCGTACGCCCTCGGCGCCTCCGAGATGCCCAGCCTCACCAACCCCAACAACATCTCGATCGTCACGGGCGTCTCTCCGGCGATCCACGGCATCCCCGGCAACTACTGCCGACTCCCCGACGGCACGCTCGAACTGCTCAACGACCCTCGATTCCTGCGATCCCCGAGCATCCACGCGGCGTTCGAGGCGGCCGGCGTGCCCACGCTGATGGTGACGACCAAAGACAAGTTGCGCCTGCTGCTCGGCAACGGAGGCGTCCCCTCGGTCAGCGTGGAACGCGCTGCCGGCGCCAGCCTCGCCGCCTACGGCATCGAGGACGTAGAGGAGCTCGTCGGCGAGGCCGCACCCGGCGTCTACGAACCGCGCGCAAGCCACTACGCGATGCGCATCGGCCTCGCAGCTCTGCAGCGCGCCCCGCAGCTGAAGCTGATCTACGTCTCCCTCACCGACCGCGTTCAGCACGCGTCCGCGCCGGGTGAGGAGCTCGCGGACGACTTCTTCATCGAGTTCGACCGGCTCCTCGGCGACTACCTCGATGCGGGATGCCTCGTTGCGATCACCGCCGATCATGGCATGAACAGCAAGCACGATGACAACGGAGAGGCGCGGGTCATCTACCTGGAAGACGCGCTTCGCGACGCGGGCATTCGCATAAATGAGATCGTGCTCCCGATCACCGACCCGTACACCAAGCACCATGGAGCGCTCGGTTCCTTCGCCTGGATCTACCTCGACGACGCCGATCGCGAACGCGCCCGCCAGGCCCTCGCCGCGATCCCTGGCATCGAGGAGGTCTGGGACCGCGAAGCCTCAGCGACGATCTACGAACATCCTCTCGATCGCATCGGCGACCTCGCCGTCACTGCCGCGGCGGACACCGCACTCGGCCGCACCGCGTCCGCCCACGATCTCACACAGCTCCACAGTGCCCTGCGCTCGCACGGCGGCCGCTATGAACAGCTCGTCCCTCTGATCATCAGCGAACCCGTGACGGGACCGCTCGCCGAACGCTATGCCGCGAACGTGCTGCGCAGCCGCGACATCCACGATCTCGTCCTCAACAACACCTGA
- a CDS encoding LacI family DNA-binding transcriptional regulator: MPDLSHPTISDVAREAGVSISTVSKALGGSGRMREDTRARIVDVAQRLGYSARPRRREPRATRSYTIGLLTTDSFTRFAIPMMLGVEDALSAGRISVLLADGRGDPIRENHHLQTFLARRVDAIIVTGRRAEARAPIGIPTRVPVCYVLSPSQRPEDLSIVIDDEQGARLAVTHLLSLGRRRIAYVSGPQKHLSARLRHAGMTAQLTEAGIEHTEGAVMWGEWSEAWGRQAASILARSDTPFDAVFCGSDQIARGVVEQLQQESIRVPEDVSVVGFDNWDVMALASRPMLTTIDPRLDELGRVAAQAVLSILEGNDLRGEIAHDCEIVVRESTSVLPS; this comes from the coding sequence ATGCCGGATCTTTCTCATCCCACCATCTCGGATGTCGCCCGCGAAGCAGGCGTGTCCATCAGCACCGTGTCCAAGGCGCTGGGCGGAAGCGGCCGGATGCGCGAGGACACTCGAGCGCGGATCGTCGACGTGGCGCAACGCCTCGGCTACTCGGCTCGACCACGCCGCCGGGAGCCCCGCGCCACACGGTCGTACACGATCGGCCTCCTGACGACGGACAGCTTCACGCGCTTCGCCATCCCGATGATGCTCGGCGTCGAAGATGCGCTGAGCGCGGGACGCATATCCGTGCTGCTCGCCGACGGGCGCGGAGATCCGATCCGCGAGAACCATCACCTGCAGACCTTTCTCGCCCGCCGTGTCGACGCGATCATCGTCACCGGTCGACGCGCGGAGGCACGGGCACCCATCGGAATCCCCACGCGTGTGCCGGTCTGCTACGTGCTGTCCCCCTCACAGCGGCCGGAGGATCTCTCCATCGTCATCGACGACGAGCAGGGCGCACGCCTCGCCGTGACACACCTGCTGTCACTCGGTCGCCGGCGGATCGCCTACGTCTCGGGCCCACAGAAGCACCTCTCGGCGCGGCTGCGTCACGCGGGGATGACGGCGCAGCTCACGGAGGCGGGCATCGAACACACCGAGGGCGCCGTCATGTGGGGCGAATGGAGCGAGGCGTGGGGACGCCAGGCCGCGAGCATCCTCGCGCGGTCCGACACCCCCTTCGACGCGGTGTTCTGCGGCAGCGATCAGATCGCGCGCGGCGTCGTGGAGCAGCTTCAACAGGAATCGATCAGGGTGCCGGAGGACGTGTCGGTGGTCGGCTTCGACAACTGGGACGTCATGGCACTCGCCTCGCGCCCGATGCTCACGACGATAGATCCGCGGCTCGACGAGCTCGGTCGGGTCGCCGCGCAGGCGGTGCTCAGCATCCTCGAGGGCAACGACCTCCGGGGCGAGATCGCGCACGACTGCGAGATCGTCGTCCGCGAATCGACGTCGGTGCTGCCCTCATGA
- a CDS encoding SMP-30/gluconolactonase/LRE family protein: protein MTTDTDLIRPGAAIELLGSGATWSEGPLWIPDERVVRWSDIPGNRILRWHASTGSVEVHRDEVEFTNGRALDRDGSVVQCSHGRRRLEREAPDGTVTEIVARWGEHRLNSPNDVAVAPDGSYWFTDPDYGIVQPHEGHPGVREYGDCRVFRWSAQDGLTAVIDDIDRPNGIAFSPDGRTVYVTDTAAGLGDGPGHWIRAYDVDGARASGGRHFASIEVGLPDGIAVDVEGRVWSSAGDGVHVFDREGTELLFIAVPEVVANLCFGGDDGTDLFIAATSSLYRIRTSTRAA, encoded by the coding sequence ATGACGACTGACACCGATCTGATCCGCCCCGGCGCGGCCATCGAGCTCCTGGGCTCGGGGGCGACCTGGAGCGAGGGACCGCTCTGGATCCCCGACGAGCGCGTGGTGCGGTGGAGCGACATCCCCGGGAACCGCATTCTGCGCTGGCATGCCTCGACGGGATCGGTCGAGGTGCACCGCGATGAGGTGGAGTTCACCAACGGGCGCGCACTCGACCGTGACGGCAGTGTCGTGCAGTGCTCGCACGGGCGACGACGCCTGGAGCGGGAGGCTCCGGACGGAACGGTCACCGAGATCGTCGCCCGGTGGGGGGAACACCGCCTCAACTCCCCCAATGACGTCGCCGTCGCGCCCGACGGCTCGTACTGGTTCACGGATCCCGACTACGGGATCGTGCAACCGCACGAGGGGCATCCCGGCGTCCGCGAGTACGGCGACTGCCGTGTCTTCCGCTGGTCGGCGCAGGACGGTCTCACGGCAGTGATCGATGACATCGATCGCCCGAACGGCATCGCGTTCTCGCCCGACGGACGCACGGTGTACGTCACCGACACCGCCGCAGGTCTCGGTGACGGGCCAGGGCACTGGATCCGCGCCTACGACGTCGACGGAGCACGAGCGAGCGGGGGTCGGCACTTCGCCTCGATCGAGGTCGGTCTGCCCGACGGGATCGCCGTCGATGTGGAGGGTCGGGTGTGGTCCTCTGCCGGCGACGGTGTGCATGTGTTCGACAGAGAAGGCACGGAGCTCCTCTTCATCGCCGTGCCGGAGGTCGTCGCCAACCTCTGCTTCGGCGGCGACGACGGCACAGACCTGTTCATCGCAGCCACGAGCAGTCTCTACCGCATCCGCACCTCGACCAGAGCAGCGTGA
- a CDS encoding ABC transporter substrate-binding protein encodes MTAVRRVIVGGAGLMTAALILTACGGASTSGSEDVDELTMWARSSTQDYTQALVDAYNETHDTQIALTIVASDSFQQKVGAAAGAGSLPDILASDVVYAPNYAKQSVYMDITDRIASLPFADDLVSAHVEASTFDGKTYAVPHKVDSSFIFYNKDLFAAAGLDPESPPTTYDEIYEAAKAVTALGGDTYGFYFPGNCAGCNAYTSFGVARAAEELPISTDGKTADIDSDALTEWFGLYQRLFADGLVPSGATTGDTTTQQEPFLQGKVAMWPNGSYSIPTVNETVDFEWGYMPLATADGSATGTFVGGDVIGISSTTKNADAAWDFIEWTLEDEAQVDIVAKDGNLPVRVDLSDNEYTAADPRLTEITEGMENGYTPSTLPYGEAINSPNGPWLTAMRGVVFNDDPDALAQGQKAVQTLLDGAN; translated from the coding sequence ATGACTGCAGTACGAAGGGTTATCGTCGGCGGTGCCGGTCTGATGACTGCCGCCCTGATCCTGACCGCATGCGGCGGCGCATCGACGTCGGGGTCGGAGGATGTCGACGAACTCACGATGTGGGCGCGGTCTTCCACCCAGGACTACACGCAGGCGCTGGTCGATGCGTACAACGAGACTCATGACACGCAGATCGCGCTCACCATCGTCGCGTCAGACAGCTTCCAGCAGAAGGTCGGTGCCGCAGCCGGTGCCGGGTCGCTCCCCGACATCCTCGCCTCCGACGTCGTCTACGCGCCGAACTATGCGAAGCAGTCCGTCTACATGGACATCACCGACCGGATCGCCTCGCTGCCCTTCGCGGACGACCTCGTCTCGGCGCACGTGGAAGCATCGACCTTCGACGGAAAGACCTATGCGGTGCCGCACAAGGTCGACTCCAGCTTCATCTTCTACAACAAGGATCTCTTCGCCGCCGCGGGTCTCGATCCCGAGAGCCCGCCCACGACCTACGACGAGATCTACGAGGCGGCGAAGGCCGTCACCGCTCTCGGTGGCGACACCTACGGCTTCTACTTCCCCGGCAACTGCGCAGGGTGCAACGCCTACACCTCGTTCGGCGTGGCTCGCGCCGCGGAGGAACTCCCCATCAGCACGGACGGGAAGACCGCCGACATCGACAGCGACGCTCTGACGGAGTGGTTCGGTCTGTACCAGAGGCTCTTCGCTGACGGGCTCGTCCCCTCCGGTGCGACGACGGGAGACACCACCACCCAGCAGGAACCCTTCCTGCAGGGCAAGGTCGCCATGTGGCCGAACGGCTCGTACTCGATCCCGACCGTGAACGAGACCGTCGACTTCGAATGGGGTTACATGCCGCTGGCGACCGCGGACGGCTCGGCCACCGGCACATTCGTCGGAGGTGACGTCATCGGAATCTCCAGCACGACGAAGAACGCGGATGCCGCCTGGGACTTCATCGAATGGACGCTCGAGGACGAAGCGCAGGTCGACATCGTCGCGAAGGACGGCAACCTCCCGGTCCGCGTCGACCTCTCCGACAACGAATACACCGCGGCCGATCCTCGTCTTACGGAGATCACCGAAGGCATGGAGAACGGCTACACGCCGTCGACGCTCCCCTACGGCGAGGCGATCAACTCCCCGAACGGACCGTGGTTGACCGCGATGCGCGGCGTCGTCTTCAACGACGACCCCGATGCTCTCGCCCAGGGACAGAAGGCCGTGCAGACACTGTTGGATGGAGCGAACTGA